The DNA segment TGGAGTTCCGCCATAAGTTGTACACCGCTGCGGGCCTGGAACTCTACCCGCGAGCGCCCATTCTTGGTCTGGATGTTGCCGCCCTTGTGGGAAAGCGACTTGACACCGAGGTTGTCCGAGAGCGGCTTCTGGCCCAAAGACCCGTCGCTCACGTTCGGAAATGGAGCATTGTTGACATTCTTGCCTTCGCTCTTAATCAGGTAGTTAAGCACGTTTGGTGCCACACCCTCTTTCCCAGCATCGTCGGCGAACAGTTTAAGAGCGTACTCGCCGCCCTGAGGCAACCGGATGTTCACAACAGCCTCTCCATTCTCCAACCGCGTCACTGCGTAATTGCTCAACGTCGCTTCATCAATTAGAGCATGTTTCAGCATCTGATGAAGCTGTATATTCTTCTCCGCTGCCAACCGAATTTCGACATTTCCATCTTTGGTAACAATGATGGCACCGTCGTGCGTAATAGGTTTAAGCCCGGCTTCTTTCGCGTTTGCTCCGGGGCCCCAGCCGATGGGAGGCACATCCGGTAGTGGCAAACAATTCTTTTTAGCCTCATTGCACTGTATTATGTACGTACATGCCAAGTCAAAAATGTCCGACTCAATCACATCCAACCCAAACACATCCATCTTAAACTTACCCTTAAGCGGGAACCTGATTGTGAACCTAAGCAGGTTGGCCGTGTGCTCAAACATGACGAACCTATCGAGTAGCAAGTCTTCCTCGTCCGGGTTACGGGACTTCTGACCCTGGTACAGCATGTACTTGAACCGCGAGTTCTCGCTCTGTTTCACGGGCAACGAGAATACCAGCTCGATCTCGCCGTCCTTGGCGGTGAGGAGACACTTGTCATGGCTGTTGGGCATCAACTTCATGCCAAGGTAGTGGAAGCGTTCCCGGATATACACGTGGTCTTCGAACTCCTTCTGGCTGACAGGGCGGTCCAGCAGCTGCCACTGCACCTCATCCGGGAAGTGGGTCCAGATGATTTTGTCGGGGTCCGGGAAGAAATAAAACTCGTTGATCCTGTGTTGCGTCGTTCCTTCCGATGACTCCTCGTCCTCCTGAAAGTACGGGTAAAATTGATTTAGAATTGGCATGTTGGGCattaaacattgatatatatcGTGCAAGTATTTTAAAAGCGCTGCGTGagcatttatatattaaaaagtacAGAAAATGTGCTTTGAATGCGGCTTTAAAACAATAAGGGTAGTGCCTCAAATACTGTGGTTACTGAATTGTTTCAGCGGCCTGACTTTAAACTTCTTTTAGCACGCAAAAGCTAACCAACCTGTGTCACGTTTCCGTCTGAATCCACAAGCGTCCACTCGCCCGTTTTGCGGCCGACGACACACGCAGACGCCCAAAAGGCATCCAGGAAGCGCCAGTCGTcattcacgtacacggcgttcCACTGCGCGCCCATTGACTTCCGGTCTACGCGCCCTCCAATGTCATAAGCGGCGCTCTTGTTCATACCGCTGATGATGACACACGGGATTCCCGCCATTCTGATTTTGAAAACATGCGTTATTTATACTTCTGCTCAGTATAGATTTTTAGATACTTTTGACTTCTCCATatacgtacatgtatgtacatataaacaattagAATACTGGCCCCGATTTATCCAAACACATTTAGCTTAACAGGTTTAAGTTGCCGAtatcaattagccaaaatatatacttaaagtggatttgaataaatgaaaaatggtaaattgtgattatcataaagatacttcctatctaaagtataaaaacccTTTAAGAAGTAAACATTTCCCAAATTATTgtcaaacaaaaatagtgagcttagcttaatcctgttataagagacttgagaagtttcgagaaattggaacCTGCGTAACAAAATCATGATAATAAGGCACTCGTATATGACATGTTTGTGAACTAATATAATTAAGAgcaattgataatttaaattgaaactgGAAGTAAACGATACATGAGAGAAACGTGCACgatcaacaaaatacacataatacTAACTGGCAGAGTCCGGAGATGAGGTGGGCATGGTTGCCCATGTTACACTGTATCTTGGTGAAGTACTCGAGGGGGGAGTGTGTTGGTGGCACGCCGTCCACCTTCAGGTTGTACACGTCGATGGAGGTGACCCAAAGGAAGATGGCTCGCACCTTGCACAGGTCGTCCCATCTGTCGTGACTCCGGGTCAGATACTTGATCAGCTCATTAAAGTTGCCGACCAGCAGTTTCGGCGGGGCCTGGTTGGTGGTGGGGCGAAacatattacttttaaaaaaaaatcatggacTCGTTCACAGTTTTATGTCGGCAACATTCTTCACGTTTAACGAACAAACGTTACTAACGTTATTCGGCAAGTAAGAAGCATTTTCTGttcgtttaaatatttttcagttacaaAATATCTCATATATTTAGGAGCGTGTCACATGAAGTTTGTCGATGTCTGAGTCTATAAAACGGGAACGAGTGccttttgtgtaaaatattattacgTATTTAGTGCAATTTGTTGTTAACTCTGAAACATTGATTCATACTACATCTTGGACACCCATCGTCTCAAGAAATGCATCGCTATAACAAGATATTTGACACGAGACGTATTTAGTCAAGATAGCGCACATGTATAAAAGATTCTTGCATGTTGTTGAAGTCATTTGCCAGAATGTACGTCAGCCTTGTTAAAGACCATTTAAAGTCGTATGAAAAGGACATTGATACCGACCAACCCATTGCTTTTTATTACTATACTCTATATTCCATTATCATATAAATGGCTAAACATTAGGACATACGAGATACTAGTGGAGGTAAGGAGTCACCAGTTCATGTTATAACATTCACCTTAAGTTCACCTATATTGACGTTGGCATGAATTATGAATGAACTGAAACATAAACAGTTCCAGCGCTGTTTATGGTGGTTTCCATTTGGCATTCAGTACTTGGATATATACACTTTTCATTATCagatttgtgttttaaatatctAATCTGATCTCTTTTatagtataaaacaatatttgtgatCTACTTCATTTTGACAGAGACGATTTAAGAccttaacaaaaaatgtttacttatacacaaatttgttttcaagaGGACTTAAAATTTAACTACTACTTCAATTACGTATAGGATCTACCCGTTTGTCAACAACATGAACTATTATGTCGGACCGTCTATACCACTTTTGATTATAGGGTCACTTGTACTTATAAGCAGTTGTTTGCGGCGTTGGGGAGAGGAAGACCAATCATTGTCGTCGGCGGCGTTTCAGTCATTGTTGTCGTTATGGTCAGTACCAAGTGACACTAATACGACACTGGTTTGACATATGTATGTCATTATTATGTCATTGGTATAGCATTACTATAACCGTGATATGACATTAGTTTTTCTTTGGTTTGATATTAGTATTCCTATGGTTTGACGTTAGTATGGCCTTAATATGACATAAGTATGGCATTGGTTTGGCCTTGGTATTTCATTAGTATGACATTTCAATGGCCTTAATATGACATTGATATGACATTGTTAAGGCCATAGTATGGGATTAACATGACATTAGAATGGCATTGGTATGTCATAAGTATGACATTGGTAtgacattaataaaacattataaaaacatgtgtCTGGCAAAAGTATGACATTGATATGACATAAGTTTGACATGAGTATGACATTGGTATGGCATTGGAATTACTCACATTCAGAACATAGTCGTCCACCTCCTTGTATCTCTCCAGGGAGAAGATATCTGGTTTCATAGTCCGCGGGGGTCGGGGCGGGGGGATTTGGGAGCGGTGATAGTTGGGAGGGTCCCCAGCTTGTCCACCCCCACGGGAGCCCTGAAATAACGAGGTCAATGGGGGGTTATGACGAGAAGAGAGAGTCAAATTAAGTTCAGaaacataataacatttataatatagaTTTTTGTTTAAGTTCAATTATAAATTGTAGTTAATGTAATACTACATATTACCTCTAGATTTGAGAAAGTCCAAAGTGTCTTAAACGATGCGAGTGGCATATACTTTTGATGCTATATTGCTTTAGATAAAACGCAAATGCCTCCATTTTCAGAAAGACTGCTTATAAATACGGAGTTACTTAATTAACATATGTTTCAGTACATTCACAATTGTTGTATGTGGGCATTGCAGGTATGGTTTCACTGTGGATACaagaaatgtatacatgtatcttgtCATCGGATGGAATTAACCAGTTTTACCAGTATTAAAAGTCTGATGAAaacttaataatgttatttgaaaaattacGACAAACAAACGATAGAATTATGAGTCAATGTATACGAATAAGAAAGGATAAATTACAAACACCATCTCCACAACACAGTGAACAACATGGTTACGAAACGGGGCAAGTCTTAGTTCGGACTAATGACACAGCACATTTTGTATAATGTAGTTTTCCTCCAAGCGGTATAAAGATCTATGAATATTACCACTTATAAATGGTCTTGTTATCACGGAACagatatattgaaacaatgttgtgtaaataaatgttttttaacacTTTAAGAGTGTTCTTATCTAGGAATGGGACTAGATTTCGGCTTCACACCTTTAGTAACATAGGCCCTGGATCCCGGAttggatttatttaaaaaaaatcagtagtTATATGCACTTTGCGATTCTTGCAAGACGATACAACATCGCCGATGATGTTCATTGTTTTGCAATTCAAGATTGGTactaatatcattatttattgtcaatgacctgttaaaagatatataatagaaaaatgcgagagtggtctagtgatattgCTGTCGCTCAAAGGAGATAATGGTCGAAGACAAGCAGGAGAATTGTACTCCTGGCCTCTCAAGGACACCAATAATGGTTTCCCGTCAGAAAACGAGAGCAATTAATATCACATTATAGCTGTTTTCACAATAAAGctacaatataaaaataaattataaataaaataactaaagaATAATGAAAAGTCGATATGATGTGTTTATGCAATTTGGAGTTCAGGTACAAAAGAAATCGTTATAAATGCATGTCTTATTTCGCTATCCTTTTCATGTGCACGTGCAAAAGCTAGGTATATGAAttaccaaattaatgtttcattaaatCACTCAATGTGTCgtataatatttaattactgTTACGAATACTCCTTTCAGTTTGAACATAATTGATGCTAAACAACTTTCCAAAATCGGGATTTATACACTTCtcaaatttgcatttaattgcaaaaaaaaacacttgaaaatGTGCATATCATTATTCATAATCTCTCAGAATGAATTGCTTGAAAACCTTCCCCGGCTTGCGCTTTTTCATTTAGTGCGGTGCTTACCTCGGGGTACCATTCATCAACCTAGATCCAAAAAAAAgatgtattaattattaaacCATGCAGACAAGAATTGGAAGAGCCCGTGTGAAAATGGAGGAACAAAATGCAACAATTGACCCCTTCGATAGAGGACCGTGAACTCGATACGGTGTATAAGAACGAACTGAAACTGAacgataaatatttatttgtgtgtaaagagagagagagagagcaagAGAGATGTCTTACACAGCAAAGTACATGCAAAGGCACACAAGAACACGAACatgtaattgtaatattttgcaaaatcaaTAAGAACCATAAGCAAGAGGGTCATTAAAGCTAGTACATTCACATATGTCAAATATGGGCCACAAACGAATAAAAGCGCGGAACCATGCAGAAACACTACGGTTGTGAGGTATGGGATGATTGATATACAGCCATTCACGAGTCACTGGAAGCGGTACATTGGTGTGATTAAATCGTGAGCATATATGGCCTCTACATACCGACGGTGACGACGGCGTTTTGTCGTCCTCTGCGAGTCCGTTTGTCTATTTATGTGATAAACATGTAAACTTGAAAATGGACATTAAACATGATACTATTGATACCTTTGTGGAAGTCTGTACGCCTTATTAAACgtatttaaactttcaaaataagGAAGTACATGAAACGACAGCTAAGAAATGTTACACGTACTAGTCCGATATAGGTGAGcgtatgaatataaaaaaatgtatattttcctaAAGATTTAATTGCTTTTATACATTGAGTTTcaataaaaccatttatcattAGTATCAACACTAAACTAATTTACAATCTGTACAAGTATGCatacaacaatgaaaatatgcaaatgtttAAACACGGACAATACCATATTATTGAAATTGAACAGACTAAACATGTTTCAGGCAAACGACATTAACACAATTTCCAATCAATCAGATCACTCGTTTTCAGAAACCTTACCACTCTCGAATACGGTCTGAATTCATCTCCGTATTTAACTTGGTATTTCATCTAAAGTGTCAAAGTACATCTTTTaccaaaaatattgaataatttttcaaaactgctAACGCAACTTCAAATCATGTGTTTAGATTGTTTTGATGCTGTTCTGAAaccaaattaaattatttatcaaactgATAAAACGACTTCACTTCAGGgtttttattgtttagattgtttatgtgttgttttgaaaccatataaaatttataaatgtattttttgaagTGTTTTGGAGTTTAGAAGTAATGTATTTCATCCAATTAAGATACTGTTAATTAAACTGCGTATTTCTGTATAATACGTGATGAAATCATCCGTGAATATTGAAAATCAGGTATATGATGCGAATACCCAGGAGGAAATCTTTGAACATTTACCAAAAGTctattcaaatacatgtactacgAATGTCAATGAACAACATATTAATTTCTAAGGAACCTTAAACCTCTAAGCATATATATGCAATAATTACGTTTCTAGTATACGTCTACTAATCGTTGACATGAATGATTAGGGTTATTATCTATTATCAACTAGGCTATTATCTAAACTATCTCCGTCTAGAGTAAGTTCTAGGCATTACCCATACTCTGTAGGACTCACCATTTGCTTCGAACCCGAGGCTTTTGGAGACTGATTCCCATTTTTTGAGTCTCCTTTCTTTTTGTGAgcatttgtaaaatgtttaatatatataagcgTTTTGTTCATTTATAGAGTATTATGCATGATAATAATGTGTATTTTAGTTGCTTGATAACCCACTAATAGTTTGGTGTCATTCGATAGAGTTGTATGGTACGAGCAAAACACACTGTAAATATATCGCGAAAACAAATAGCACAAGCCctgaaagattgcaaaataggtCTGATAAAGAAGCAATAactttatctaaaaaaaattcgctcatttatttaacatattataattattaagaaATCATAGATGTCATAAAACATATCTAAAGTATATGAGGTCACCGGccgaaataaaacaatattacagCAAATTGTACGACaccatgaaaaaatatatgttcacCGGATATCTTAAATACTGATATAGAAACTGTAGGGACAGGCCCAGTAGTCTAGCCTGTTGTGACATTATAAAGGCACCTATAAAATAAGGCAGTTAATGGTGTAAAATTGTAAGAAAACGCCAGGAttaaagtgataaaaaatatgtgcgaattaaaacaaatgaaaaacgtTTAGGACAAGTAAGCGACGACAGTTTTGGTCATCAGCTGATTAATTAAGTCATGTAATAGTAACATTGTTAACTGATTGTGATTGACAACGCAAAAATGCAAAAGCAGTTTctgattaaaacaatgaaaaaatgacTATAAATTAGCCGTGATAGGTTCAAGCAACCAAAGTAAGATAAAAACTACGTTATGTTATTCCTAACACGTACCACTTCTGTTTTAGCCCGCCTCATCTGTAGTCC comes from the Mya arenaria isolate MELC-2E11 chromosome 13, ASM2691426v1 genome and includes:
- the LOC128214157 gene encoding uncharacterized protein LOC128214157 isoform X4 encodes the protein MNKTLIYIKHFTNAHKKKGDSKNGNQSPKASGSKQMTNGLAEDDKTPSSPSGSRGGGQAGDPPNYHRSQIPPPRPPRTMKPDIFSLERYKEVDDYVLNAPPKLLVGNFNELIKYLTRSHDRWDDLCKVRAIFLWVTSIDVYNLKVDGVPPTHSPLEYFTKIQCNMGNHAHLISGLCQMAGIPCVIISGMNKSAAYDIGGRVDRKSMGAQWNAVYVNDDWRFLDAFWASACVVGRKTGEWTLVDSDGNVTQEDEESSEGTTQHRINEFYFFPDPDKIIWTHFPDEVQWQLLDRPVSQKEFEDHVYIRERFHYLGMKLMPNSHDKCLLTAKDGEIELVFSLPVKQSENSRFKYMLYQGQKSRNPDEEDLLLDRFVMFEHTANLLRFTIRFPLKGKFKMDVFGLDVIESDIFDLACTYIIQCNEAKKNCLPLPDVPPIGWGPGANAKEAGLKPITHDGAIIVTKDGNVEIRLAAEKNIQLHQMLKHALIDEATLSNYAVTRLENGEAVVNIRLPQGGEYALKLFADDAGKEGVAPNVLNYLIKSEGKNVNNAPFPNVSDGSLGQKPLSDNLGVKSLSHKGGNIQTKNGRSRVEFQARSGVQLMAELHSSDELACKRMMVTPKEENGKWVFDLDMPEQGEYSLNVFACSKNSTDRIYNVHSYLVKSDGRKLDGAEIDMRAQNKHSQTHVPIETVQTSDNEVLIPIPPGFDDVCASLHRRNANDPPNAHQVDIIEQDGIQLIRARLPEFGEYQLNLFDREKRAICRNIAKYQINRRPPGELYEDNTKMLMQNLGATQPIMEEDEDEYAAASSRADRNETDEDKNKRMEDQQQLDEEEQRRATRRQIQKAIDMKDPEMLERYIQAYERLNPAYDDEVLLKARKTLAALDAKEELTAACQRRDLDSLKKAIARAKEVNYDHQLDLQLALANRLRDQLERIEKLRHSVLNLDSKTIAEIKTYSNPPDGVHQSMMATFILLGNTPKEVRNWRTCQTLVGKTGKESLMRRISSFDPKDCSLSIAQMAKHMIENYSMSQIRDVSAGAATFFGWSLGMIEEIESTGGSGVGIISKAPQKQERPKTKAGRRR
- the LOC128214157 gene encoding uncharacterized protein LOC128214157 isoform X1, with amino-acid sequence MGSGASTQVQQPTRPVTAPSGKAAINGSVQNGNAPKSAGLQMRRAKTEVTNGLAEDDKTPSSPSGSRGGGQAGDPPNYHRSQIPPPRPPRTMKPDIFSLERYKEVDDYVLNAPPKLLVGNFNELIKYLTRSHDRWDDLCKVRAIFLWVTSIDVYNLKVDGVPPTHSPLEYFTKIQCNMGNHAHLISGLCQMAGIPCVIISGMNKSAAYDIGGRVDRKSMGAQWNAVYVNDDWRFLDAFWASACVVGRKTGEWTLVDSDGNVTQEDEESSEGTTQHRINEFYFFPDPDKIIWTHFPDEVQWQLLDRPVSQKEFEDHVYIRERFHYLGMKLMPNSHDKCLLTAKDGEIELVFSLPVKQSENSRFKYMLYQGQKSRNPDEEDLLLDRFVMFEHTANLLRFTIRFPLKGKFKMDVFGLDVIESDIFDLACTYIIQCNEAKKNCLPLPDVPPIGWGPGANAKEAGLKPITHDGAIIVTKDGNVEIRLAAEKNIQLHQMLKHALIDEATLSNYAVTRLENGEAVVNIRLPQGGEYALKLFADDAGKEGVAPNVLNYLIKSEGKNVNNAPFPNVSDGSLGQKPLSDNLGVKSLSHKGGNIQTKNGRSRVEFQARSGVQLMAELHSSDELACKRMMVTPKEENGKWVFDLDMPEQGEYSLNVFACSKNSTDRIYNVHSYLVKSDGRKLDGAEIDMRAQNKHSQTHVPIETVQTSDNEVLIPIPPGFDDVCASLHRRNANDPPNAHQVDIIEQDGIQLIRARLPEFGEYQLNLFDREKRAICRNIAKYQINRRPPGELYEDNTKMLMQNLGATQPIMEEDEDEYAAASSRADRNETDEDKNKRMEDQQQLDEEEQRRATRRQIQKAIDMKDPEMLERYIQAYERLNPAYDDEVLLKARKTLAALDAKEELTAACQRRDLDSLKKAIARAKEVNYDHQLDLQLALANRLRDQLERIEKLRHSVLNLDSKTIAEIKTYSNPPDGVHQSMMATFILLGNTPKEVRNWRTCQTLVGKTGKESLMRRISSFDPKDCSLSIAQMAKHMIENYSMSQIRDVSAGAATFFGWSLGMIEEIESTGGSGVGIISKAPQKQERPKTKAGRRR
- the LOC128214157 gene encoding uncharacterized protein LOC128214157 isoform X2, encoding MGSGASTQVQQPTRPVTAPSGKAAINGSVQNGNAPKSAGLQMRRAKTEVTNGLAEDDKTPSSPSGSRGGGQAGDPPNYHRSQIPPPRPPRTMKPDIFSLERYKEVDDYVLNAPPKLLVGNFNELIKYLTRSHDRWDDLCKVRAIFLWVTSIDVYNLKVDGVPPTHSPLEYFTKIQCNMGNHAHLISGLCQMAGIPCVIISGMNKSAAYDIGGRVDRKSMGAQWNAVYVNDDWRFLDAFWASACVVGRKTGEWTLVDSDGNVTQEDEESSEGTTQHRINEFYFFPDPDKIIWTHFPDEVQWQLLDRPVSQKEFEDHVYIRERFHYLGMKLMPNSHDKCLLTAKDGEIELVFSLPVKQSENSRFKYMLYQGQKSRNPDEEDLLLDRFVMFEHTANLLRFTIRFPLKGKFKMDVFGLDVIESDIFDLACTYIIQCNEAKKNCLPLPDVPPIGWGPGANAKEAGLKPITHDGAIIVTKDGNVEIRLAAEKNIQLHQMLKHALIDEATLSNYAVTRLENGEAVVNIRLPQGGEYALKLFADDAGKEGVAPNVLNYLIKSEGKNVNNAPFPNVSDGSLGQKPLSDNLGVKSLSHKGGNIQTKNGRSRVEFQARSGVQLMAELHSSDELACKRMMVTPKEENGKWVFDLDMPEQGEYSLNVFACSKNSTDRIYNVHSYLVKSDGRKLDGAEIDMRAQNKHSQTHVPIETVQTSDNEVLIPIPPGFDDVCASLHRRNANDPPNAHQVDIIEQDGIQLIRARLPEFGEYQLNLFDREKRAICRNIAKYQINRRPPGELYEDNTKMLMQNLGATQPIMEEDEDEYAAASSRADRNETDEDKNKRMEEEQRRATRRQIQKAIDMKDPEMLERYIQAYERLNPAYDDEVLLKARKTLAALDAKEELTAACQRRDLDSLKKAIARAKEVNYDHQLDLQLALANRLRDQLERIEKLRHSVLNLDSKTIAEIKTYSNPPDGVHQSMMATFILLGNTPKEVRNWRTCQTLVGKTGKESLMRRISSFDPKDCSLSIAQMAKHMIENYSMSQIRDVSAGAATFFGWSLGMIEEIESTGGSGVGIISKAPQKQERPKTKAGRRR
- the LOC128214157 gene encoding uncharacterized protein LOC128214157 isoform X8, with amino-acid sequence MNKTLIYIKHFTNAHKKKGDSKNGNQSPKASGSKQMGSRGGGQAGDPPNYHRSQIPPPRPPRTMKPDIFSLERYKEVDDYVLNAPPKLLVGNFNELIKYLTRSHDRWDDLCKVRAIFLWVTSIDVYNLKVDGVPPTHSPLEYFTKIQCNMGNHAHLISGLCQMAGIPCVIISGMNKSAAYDIGGRVDRKSMGAQWNAVYVNDDWRFLDAFWASACVVGRKTGEWTLVDSDGNVTQEDEESSEGTTQHRINEFYFFPDPDKIIWTHFPDEVQWQLLDRPVSQKEFEDHVYIRERFHYLGMKLMPNSHDKCLLTAKDGEIELVFSLPVKQSENSRFKYMLYQGQKSRNPDEEDLLLDRFVMFEHTANLLRFTIRFPLKGKFKMDVFGLDVIESDIFDLACTYIIQCNEAKKNCLPLPDVPPIGWGPGANAKEAGLKPITHDGAIIVTKDGNVEIRLAAEKNIQLHQMLKHALIDEATLSNYAVTRLENGEAVVNIRLPQGGEYALKLFADDAGKEGVAPNVLNYLIKSEGKNVNNAPFPNVSDGSLGQKPLSDNLGVKSLSHKGGNIQTKNGRSRVEFQARSGVQLMAELHSSDELACKRMMVTPKEENGKWVFDLDMPEQGEYSLNVFACSKNSTDRIYNVHSYLVKSDGRKLDGAEIDMRAQNKHSQTHVPIETVQTSDNEVLIPIPPGFDDVCASLHRRNANDPPNAHQVDIIEQDGIQLIRARLPEFGEYQLNLFDREKRAICRNIAKYQINRRPPGELYEDNTKMLMQNLGATQPIMEEDEDEYAAASSRADRNETDEDKNKRMEDQQQLDEEEQRRATRRQIQKAIDMKDPEMLERYIQAYERLNPAYDDEVLLKARKTLAALDAKEELTAACQRRDLDSLKKAIARAKEVNYDHQLDLQLALANRLRDQLERIEKLRHSVLNLDSKTIAEIKTYSNPPDGVHQSMMATFILLGNTPKEVRNWRTCQTLVGKTGKESLMRRISSFDPKDCSLSIAQMAKHMIENYSMSQIRDVSAGAATFFGWSLGMIEEIESTGGSGVGIISKAPQKQERPKTKAGRRR
- the LOC128214157 gene encoding uncharacterized protein LOC128214157 isoform X9 — protein: MSARVDEWYPEGSRGGGQAGDPPNYHRSQIPPPRPPRTMKPDIFSLERYKEVDDYVLNAPPKLLVGNFNELIKYLTRSHDRWDDLCKVRAIFLWVTSIDVYNLKVDGVPPTHSPLEYFTKIQCNMGNHAHLISGLCQMAGIPCVIISGMNKSAAYDIGGRVDRKSMGAQWNAVYVNDDWRFLDAFWASACVVGRKTGEWTLVDSDGNVTQEDEESSEGTTQHRINEFYFFPDPDKIIWTHFPDEVQWQLLDRPVSQKEFEDHVYIRERFHYLGMKLMPNSHDKCLLTAKDGEIELVFSLPVKQSENSRFKYMLYQGQKSRNPDEEDLLLDRFVMFEHTANLLRFTIRFPLKGKFKMDVFGLDVIESDIFDLACTYIIQCNEAKKNCLPLPDVPPIGWGPGANAKEAGLKPITHDGAIIVTKDGNVEIRLAAEKNIQLHQMLKHALIDEATLSNYAVTRLENGEAVVNIRLPQGGEYALKLFADDAGKEGVAPNVLNYLIKSEGKNVNNAPFPNVSDGSLGQKPLSDNLGVKSLSHKGGNIQTKNGRSRVEFQARSGVQLMAELHSSDELACKRMMVTPKEENGKWVFDLDMPEQGEYSLNVFACSKNSTDRIYNVHSYLVKSDGRKLDGAEIDMRAQNKHSQTHVPIETVQTSDNEVLIPIPPGFDDVCASLHRRNANDPPNAHQVDIIEQDGIQLIRARLPEFGEYQLNLFDREKRAICRNIAKYQINRRPPGELYEDNTKMLMQNLGATQPIMEEDEDEYAAASSRADRNETDEDKNKRMEDQQQLDEEEQRRATRRQIQKAIDMKDPEMLERYIQAYERLNPAYDDEVLLKARKTLAALDAKEELTAACQRRDLDSLKKAIARAKEVNYDHQLDLQLALANRLRDQLERIEKLRHSVLNLDSKTIAEIKTYSNPPDGVHQSMMATFILLGNTPKEVRNWRTCQTLVGKTGKESLMRRISSFDPKDCSLSIAQMAKHMIENYSMSQIRDVSAGAATFFGWSLGMIEEIESTGGSGVGIISKAPQKQERPKTKAGRRR
- the LOC128214157 gene encoding uncharacterized protein LOC128214157 isoform X3 → MGSGASTQVQQPTRPVTAPSGKAAINGSVQNGNAPKSATNGLAEDDKTPSSPSGSRGGGQAGDPPNYHRSQIPPPRPPRTMKPDIFSLERYKEVDDYVLNAPPKLLVGNFNELIKYLTRSHDRWDDLCKVRAIFLWVTSIDVYNLKVDGVPPTHSPLEYFTKIQCNMGNHAHLISGLCQMAGIPCVIISGMNKSAAYDIGGRVDRKSMGAQWNAVYVNDDWRFLDAFWASACVVGRKTGEWTLVDSDGNVTQEDEESSEGTTQHRINEFYFFPDPDKIIWTHFPDEVQWQLLDRPVSQKEFEDHVYIRERFHYLGMKLMPNSHDKCLLTAKDGEIELVFSLPVKQSENSRFKYMLYQGQKSRNPDEEDLLLDRFVMFEHTANLLRFTIRFPLKGKFKMDVFGLDVIESDIFDLACTYIIQCNEAKKNCLPLPDVPPIGWGPGANAKEAGLKPITHDGAIIVTKDGNVEIRLAAEKNIQLHQMLKHALIDEATLSNYAVTRLENGEAVVNIRLPQGGEYALKLFADDAGKEGVAPNVLNYLIKSEGKNVNNAPFPNVSDGSLGQKPLSDNLGVKSLSHKGGNIQTKNGRSRVEFQARSGVQLMAELHSSDELACKRMMVTPKEENGKWVFDLDMPEQGEYSLNVFACSKNSTDRIYNVHSYLVKSDGRKLDGAEIDMRAQNKHSQTHVPIETVQTSDNEVLIPIPPGFDDVCASLHRRNANDPPNAHQVDIIEQDGIQLIRARLPEFGEYQLNLFDREKRAICRNIAKYQINRRPPGELYEDNTKMLMQNLGATQPIMEEDEDEYAAASSRADRNETDEDKNKRMEDQQQLDEEEQRRATRRQIQKAIDMKDPEMLERYIQAYERLNPAYDDEVLLKARKTLAALDAKEELTAACQRRDLDSLKKAIARAKEVNYDHQLDLQLALANRLRDQLERIEKLRHSVLNLDSKTIAEIKTYSNPPDGVHQSMMATFILLGNTPKEVRNWRTCQTLVGKTGKESLMRRISSFDPKDCSLSIAQMAKHMIENYSMSQIRDVSAGAATFFGWSLGMIEEIESTGGSGVGIISKAPQKQERPKTKAGRRR